One segment of Stenotrophomonas sp. SAU14A_NAIMI4_8 DNA contains the following:
- a CDS encoding sigma-54-dependent Fis family transcriptional regulator: MSPLAPDPRLGSARRSFFERGAAPVGAVPDAILHSWQRCQRHGLLVDAQPNAEPLTDGRLRELRQRRERLWRQARPELEGLAAEMTHSGSIVLLTDEDGWILDAEGSTGFLDKAGRVALMPGVRWDETSVGTNAIGTALVEGRALQVRGGEHYFAPHGILTCSAVPIMDPHGQCLGVLDVSGDARLPHLHALALVRQAVAQIEHRGFADGLPDCELLRLHHQPVLLGSAREGVLGFRGGRLVAANRAGLALFGLERHDIGRTPYEALFEQPLSRLADDGVLLDRQGRRLYGLRQPRGTRRAQGAPAQRLPQATPLVAAVPRGPLFDAAQQAQLDAAGRVLQAGLPVLLQGETGTGKEVFARELHARSARAGRPFVAVNCAALPEGLIESELFGYEEGAFTGARRHGSTGLLRQAEGGVLFLDEIGDMPLALQPRLLRVLQERELSPLGGGKPVKLDFALVCASHCDLPQAVAAGRFRADLYYRIADHVVTLAPLRQHPDRGAVVDALWQQLGHDQALPAATRAALVACAWPGNLRQLSACLRTLVALAGPGQPVGPELLPDVVRNGAADTLPPVAAPTAALGEMAEAAMRQALAACEGNVSAAAKRLGISRSTLYRRLGAPRGG, encoded by the coding sequence GTGTCCCCGCTTGCTCCCGACCCGCGCCTGGGCAGTGCCCGGCGCAGTTTCTTCGAACGCGGTGCGGCGCCGGTGGGCGCGGTGCCCGATGCCATCCTGCACTCGTGGCAGCGCTGCCAGCGCCATGGCCTGCTGGTGGACGCGCAACCCAATGCCGAACCGCTGACCGATGGCCGCCTGCGCGAGCTGCGGCAGCGCCGCGAACGGTTGTGGCGGCAGGCCCGGCCCGAACTGGAAGGCTTGGCGGCGGAGATGACCCACAGCGGCAGCATCGTGCTGCTGACCGACGAGGATGGCTGGATCCTGGATGCCGAAGGCAGCACCGGCTTCCTGGACAAGGCCGGCCGTGTGGCGCTGATGCCGGGCGTGCGCTGGGACGAAACCAGCGTGGGCACCAACGCGATCGGCACCGCGCTGGTGGAAGGCCGTGCGCTGCAGGTACGGGGTGGCGAACACTACTTCGCCCCGCACGGCATCCTCACCTGCTCGGCGGTACCGATCATGGACCCGCACGGGCAATGCCTGGGGGTGCTGGACGTATCCGGCGACGCGCGCCTGCCCCATCTGCACGCACTGGCCCTGGTGCGGCAGGCGGTGGCCCAGATCGAGCACCGTGGTTTTGCCGATGGGCTGCCCGACTGCGAGCTGTTGCGCCTGCACCACCAACCGGTGCTGCTGGGCAGCGCGCGGGAGGGCGTGCTGGGCTTCCGCGGCGGGCGCCTGGTCGCGGCCAACCGTGCCGGCCTGGCCCTGTTCGGGCTGGAGCGCCATGACATCGGAAGAACGCCGTACGAAGCCTTGTTCGAGCAACCGCTGTCACGGCTGGCCGACGATGGCGTGCTGCTGGATCGCCAGGGCCGTCGCCTCTACGGGCTGCGCCAGCCGCGCGGTACGCGGCGCGCGCAGGGCGCCCCCGCGCAGCGCCTGCCGCAGGCGACGCCGTTGGTCGCAGCGGTTCCGCGCGGGCCGTTGTTCGATGCCGCCCAGCAGGCGCAGCTCGACGCGGCCGGGCGGGTCCTGCAGGCCGGCCTGCCGGTACTGCTGCAGGGTGAGACTGGAACCGGCAAGGAGGTATTCGCACGTGAACTGCATGCGCGCAGCGCACGCGCGGGGCGGCCGTTCGTTGCGGTGAACTGCGCCGCATTGCCCGAGGGCCTGATCGAATCGGAGCTGTTCGGTTACGAAGAAGGCGCGTTCACCGGCGCACGCCGCCACGGCAGCACCGGGCTGCTGCGCCAGGCCGAAGGCGGTGTGCTGTTCCTCGATGAGATTGGTGACATGCCGCTGGCGCTGCAACCCCGGTTGCTGCGCGTGCTGCAGGAACGCGAGCTGTCGCCGCTGGGCGGTGGCAAGCCGGTGAAGCTGGATTTCGCCCTGGTCTGCGCCAGCCACTGCGACCTGCCGCAGGCGGTGGCCGCCGGGCGCTTCCGCGCGGATCTGTACTACCGCATCGCCGACCACGTGGTGACCCTGGCACCGCTGCGCCAGCATCCCGATCGTGGCGCGGTGGTCGATGCGCTGTGGCAGCAGCTGGGCCACGACCAGGCGTTGCCCGCTGCCACCCGTGCCGCGCTGGTGGCCTGTGCCTGGCCGGGCAACCTGCGCCAGCTCAGTGCCTGCCTGCGCACCCTGGTGGCGTTGGCCGGGCCCGGCCAGCCGGTGGGCCCGGAACTACTGCCTGATGTCGTGCGCAACGGTGCGGCGGACACGCTGCCGCCCGTGGCGGCGCCCACTGCAGCGCTGGGGGAGATGGCCGAAGCGGCGATGCGCCAGGCGCTGGCCGCGTGCGAGGGCAATGTAAGCGCAGCGGCGAAGCGGCTGGGAATCAGCCGCAGCACGCTGTACCGGCGGCTGGGCGCACCGCGCGGCGGTTGA
- the adh gene encoding aldehyde dehydrogenase has translation MNAVPSTRPHATDPRSIFKPRYGNYIGGDWVAPRSGQYFDNTSPVNGQVFTEVARSKAEDVEAALDAAHAAREGWGRTPVAQRALVLNRIADRIEQNLELLAHAETWDNGKPIRETLNADLPLMVDHFRYFAGALRAQEGSLSEIDADTVAYHFHEPLGVVGQIIPWNFPLLMAAWKLAPALAAGNCVVLKPAEQTPASILVLMEVIGDLLPPGVLNVVNGFGLEAGKPLASNPRIAKIAFTGETTTGRLIMQYASQNLIPVTLELGGKSPNIFFADVMAEDDDFLDKAVEGFVMFALNQGEVCTCPSRALVQESIYETFIERVLARVAAIVQGDPLDPNTMIGAQASSEQLEKILSYIDIGRQEGAEVLIGGERNTLQGDLAGGFYVKPTVFKGHNRMRIFQEEIFGPVVAVTTFKTEEEALQIANDTLYGLGAGVWSRDAARLYRVGRAIQAGRVWTNCYHAYPAHAAFGGYKQSGIGRENHKMMLDHYQQTKNLLVSYAPKKLGFF, from the coding sequence ATGAACGCCGTACCGTCCACCCGTCCGCATGCCACCGACCCGCGTTCGATCTTCAAGCCGCGCTACGGCAACTACATCGGCGGCGACTGGGTCGCGCCGCGCAGCGGCCAGTACTTCGACAACACCTCGCCGGTGAACGGCCAGGTGTTCACCGAAGTGGCCCGCTCCAAGGCCGAGGATGTCGAGGCGGCGCTGGACGCGGCCCACGCCGCCCGGGAGGGCTGGGGCCGCACCCCGGTGGCCCAGCGCGCGCTGGTGCTGAACCGCATTGCCGACCGCATCGAGCAGAACCTGGAACTGCTGGCGCACGCCGAAACCTGGGACAACGGCAAGCCGATCCGCGAAACGCTCAACGCCGACCTGCCGCTCATGGTCGATCACTTCCGCTACTTCGCCGGTGCCCTGCGCGCGCAGGAAGGCAGCCTGTCCGAGATCGATGCGGACACCGTGGCCTACCACTTCCACGAACCGCTCGGTGTGGTCGGGCAGATCATTCCGTGGAACTTCCCGCTGCTGATGGCGGCGTGGAAGCTGGCGCCGGCGCTGGCCGCCGGCAACTGCGTGGTGCTCAAGCCCGCCGAGCAGACCCCGGCCTCGATCCTGGTGCTGATGGAAGTGATCGGCGATCTGTTGCCGCCGGGCGTGCTGAACGTGGTCAACGGCTTCGGCCTGGAAGCGGGCAAGCCGCTGGCCAGCAACCCGCGCATCGCCAAGATCGCCTTCACCGGTGAAACCACCACCGGCCGCCTGATCATGCAGTACGCCAGCCAGAACCTGATTCCCGTCACCCTGGAGCTGGGCGGCAAGTCGCCCAACATTTTCTTCGCCGATGTGATGGCCGAAGACGATGATTTCCTCGACAAGGCGGTGGAAGGCTTCGTGATGTTCGCGCTGAACCAGGGTGAGGTCTGCACCTGCCCCTCGCGCGCACTGGTGCAGGAATCGATCTACGAGACGTTCATCGAACGCGTGCTGGCGCGCGTGGCGGCGATCGTCCAGGGTGACCCGCTGGACCCGAACACGATGATCGGCGCGCAGGCATCGAGCGAGCAGCTGGAAAAGATCCTGTCCTACATCGATATCGGCCGCCAGGAGGGCGCCGAAGTGCTGATCGGCGGCGAGCGCAACACGCTGCAGGGTGACCTGGCCGGCGGCTTCTACGTGAAGCCCACCGTGTTCAAGGGCCACAATCGCATGCGCATCTTCCAGGAAGAAATCTTCGGGCCGGTGGTGGCGGTGACCACCTTCAAGACCGAAGAAGAGGCCCTGCAGATCGCCAACGACACGCTGTACGGCCTGGGTGCGGGCGTGTGGAGCCGCGATGCGGCGCGCCTGTACCGGGTCGGGCGCGCGATCCAGGCCGGGCGGGTGTGGACCAACTGCTACCACGCCTATCCCGCGCACGCGGCCTTCGGCGGCTACAAGCAGTCGGGCATCGGCCGCGAAAACCACAAGATGATGCTCGACCACTACCAGCAGACCAAGAACCTGCTGGTGAGCTACGCGCCGAAGAAGCTGGGTTTCTTCTGA
- the eda gene encoding bifunctional 4-hydroxy-2-oxoglutarate aldolase/2-dehydro-3-deoxy-phosphogluconate aldolase, with translation MSGADPRVRAVLKLAPVIPVFTPDDVDDAVQVAQALFRGGLPVIEVTLRTPRALEAIKAMVEAVPDAVVGAGTVMTPAQMQAAKAAGARFAVSPGATPTLYAAARDADLPYLPGVATGSELIVGLEHGLDTFKFFPAVQAGGAALLSAWHGPFADVRFCPTGGISVQTAPQFLHLPNVLCVGGSWLTTAALVQARDWQGIEDLARQASVLAS, from the coding sequence ATGTCCGGCGCTGATCCGCGCGTACGTGCGGTACTGAAACTGGCCCCGGTGATCCCGGTGTTCACCCCCGATGACGTGGACGATGCGGTGCAGGTGGCACAGGCCCTGTTCCGCGGCGGCCTGCCGGTGATCGAGGTGACCCTGCGCACGCCGCGCGCGCTGGAGGCGATCAAGGCGATGGTCGAGGCCGTGCCCGATGCCGTGGTCGGCGCTGGCACGGTGATGACGCCGGCGCAGATGCAGGCCGCGAAGGCGGCCGGTGCGCGCTTCGCGGTGTCGCCTGGCGCAACGCCCACCCTGTATGCCGCTGCCCGCGATGCCGACCTGCCGTACCTGCCGGGCGTGGCCACCGGCTCGGAGCTGATCGTGGGTCTTGAGCACGGGCTGGACACCTTCAAGTTCTTCCCGGCGGTGCAGGCCGGTGGCGCCGCGTTGTTGTCGGCCTGGCACGGCCCGTTCGCCGATGTGCGCTTCTGCCCGACCGGCGGCATCAGCGTGCAGACCGCACCGCAGTTCCTGCACCTGCCCAACGTGCTGTGCGTGGGCGGTTCGTGGCTGACCACCGCCGCACTGGTGCAGGCGCGCGACTGGCAGGGCATCGAAGACCTGGCCCGCCAGGCCTCGGTACTGGCCAGCTGA
- a CDS encoding DUF779 domain-containing protein: MNDLPPQVTATLAALQLIERLHARHGPLLFHQSGGCCDGSSPMCFAQGDFIVGDRDVCLGEIGGAPFHISPSQFEYWKHTQLIIDVVPGRGGMFSLENGEGVRFLVRSRLFSEEEFAALQAAGKA, from the coding sequence ATGAACGACCTTCCGCCACAGGTCACCGCCACCCTGGCCGCACTGCAGCTGATCGAGCGGCTGCACGCGCGCCACGGCCCGCTGCTGTTCCATCAATCCGGTGGCTGCTGCGATGGCTCTTCGCCGATGTGCTTTGCGCAGGGCGATTTCATCGTGGGCGACCGTGACGTCTGCCTGGGTGAGATCGGCGGCGCGCCGTTTCACATCAGCCCTTCGCAGTTCGAATACTGGAAGCACACACAGCTGATCATCGACGTGGTGCCCGGGCGGGGCGGCATGTTTTCGCTGGAAAACGGCGAGGGCGTGCGCTTCCTGGTGCGCTCGCGCTTGTTCAGCGAGGAAGAGTTCGCCGCCTTGCAGGCCGCCGGCAAGGCATGA
- a CDS encoding sugar kinase → MGRVVCFGELLLRMGAPGRELLLQSPQLQVHVGGAEANVGVSLSCFGHEVAMVSTVAGNALGAHVLGELRRHGVDTRGVRQDPDGRMGLYFLTTGAVQRASEVVYDRADSAFARSSAADYDWPALLQDAQWLHLSGVSPALGPDVAQATLEAARAARALGVRVSFDGNFRPKLWQRWGGDAQAILHQLFAQADIVFADYRDIEVILGQRFEQADVVAKVEAAAAAAFAAFPHLQWMACTQRQAISVDHHALGALLLGRDGTRAQAPVRQLQGIVDRIGGGDAFAAGILHGILSGLDAEATVRFGLAAGGLKHSIPGDFNPVSEADVLALVGEERFDVRR, encoded by the coding sequence ATGGGTCGTGTCGTGTGTTTCGGGGAACTGCTGCTGCGGATGGGAGCACCAGGTCGCGAGCTGCTGCTGCAGTCGCCGCAGTTGCAGGTGCATGTGGGCGGTGCGGAAGCGAACGTGGGTGTCTCGTTGTCCTGCTTCGGACATGAGGTGGCCATGGTCAGCACCGTGGCCGGCAATGCGCTGGGCGCGCACGTGCTGGGCGAACTGCGCCGCCATGGCGTGGACACGCGCGGCGTACGCCAGGACCCGGATGGGCGCATGGGCCTGTACTTCCTGACCACCGGTGCGGTGCAGCGGGCCAGCGAAGTGGTCTACGACCGCGCCGATTCGGCCTTCGCCCGCAGCAGCGCCGCCGACTATGACTGGCCGGCACTGCTGCAGGACGCACAGTGGCTGCACCTGTCCGGGGTCAGCCCGGCGCTGGGCCCTGACGTGGCGCAGGCCACGCTGGAAGCAGCGCGTGCAGCGCGCGCCCTGGGCGTGCGCGTGTCCTTCGACGGCAACTTCCGGCCCAAGCTGTGGCAGCGCTGGGGCGGCGATGCGCAGGCGATCCTGCACCAGCTGTTCGCGCAGGCCGACATCGTGTTCGCCGACTACCGCGACATCGAGGTGATCCTCGGCCAGCGGTTCGAGCAGGCCGATGTGGTGGCCAAGGTGGAAGCCGCAGCGGCGGCCGCCTTTGCCGCCTTCCCGCACCTGCAGTGGATGGCCTGCACCCAGCGCCAGGCGATCAGCGTGGACCACCACGCACTGGGCGCGCTGCTGCTGGGCCGCGATGGCACCCGCGCCCAGGCGCCGGTGCGCCAGCTGCAGGGCATCGTCGACCGCATCGGCGGTGGCGACGCCTTCGCCGCCGGCATCCTGCATGGCATCCTGTCCGGTCTGGATGCCGAGGCCACCGTGCGCTTCGGCCTGGCGGCCGGTGGACTGAAGCATTCGATCCCCGGCGATTTCAACCCTGTCAGCGAAGCTGACGTGCTGGCCCTGGTGGGCGAGGAGCGATTCGATGTCCGGCGCTGA
- the adhP gene encoding alcohol dehydrogenase AdhP has protein sequence MNRTMKAAVVREFGKPLVIEEVVVPRPGAGEVLVKIEACGVCHTDLHAAEGDWPVKPNPPFIPGHEGVGHVVAVGGGVGHIKEGDRVGIPWLYSACGHCEHCLGGWETLCETQRNTGYSVNGGFAEYALADANYVGLLPKGVGFVEIAPVLCAGVTVYKGLKVTDTKPGDWVVISGVGGLGHMAVQYARAMGLNVAAVDVDDAKLKLAERLGAQVTVNARTTDPAAFLKKEIGGAHGALVTAVSPKAFEQALGMVRRGGTVSLNGLPPGNFPLDIFGMVLNGVTVRGSIVGTRLDLQESLLFAAEGKVAATVSTDRLENVNDVFARMHAGTIEGRVVLDFAA, from the coding sequence ATGAACAGAACCATGAAGGCCGCCGTTGTCCGTGAGTTCGGCAAGCCGCTGGTCATCGAAGAAGTGGTGGTACCGCGCCCGGGGGCGGGCGAGGTACTGGTCAAGATCGAGGCCTGTGGCGTCTGCCATACCGACCTGCACGCCGCCGAGGGCGACTGGCCGGTGAAACCGAACCCGCCGTTCATCCCCGGCCACGAGGGCGTGGGGCACGTCGTGGCCGTGGGCGGCGGGGTCGGCCACATCAAGGAAGGTGACCGGGTCGGCATCCCCTGGTTGTACTCGGCGTGTGGCCATTGCGAACACTGCCTGGGCGGCTGGGAAACGCTGTGCGAAACACAGCGCAACACCGGCTATTCGGTCAACGGCGGTTTCGCCGAGTACGCACTGGCCGATGCCAACTATGTCGGCCTGCTTCCCAAGGGAGTGGGCTTCGTGGAGATCGCACCGGTGCTGTGCGCCGGGGTGACCGTCTACAAGGGCCTGAAAGTGACCGACACCAAGCCCGGCGACTGGGTGGTGATTTCCGGCGTCGGCGGCCTGGGCCACATGGCCGTGCAGTACGCCCGCGCCATGGGCCTGAACGTGGCGGCCGTGGACGTGGACGATGCCAAGCTGAAGCTTGCCGAGCGCCTTGGCGCGCAGGTGACGGTGAATGCGCGCACCACCGATCCGGCCGCGTTCCTGAAGAAGGAAATCGGCGGCGCGCACGGTGCACTGGTCACCGCAGTGTCGCCCAAGGCGTTCGAGCAGGCGCTGGGCATGGTTCGCCGCGGCGGCACGGTGTCGTTGAACGGGCTGCCGCCGGGCAACTTCCCGCTGGATATCTTCGGCATGGTGCTCAACGGGGTGACCGTGCGCGGTTCCATCGTCGGCACCCGCCTGGACCTGCAGGAATCGCTGCTGTTCGCTGCCGAGGGCAAGGTGGCGGCGACGGTCAGCACCGACCGCCTGGAGAACGTCAACGACGTGTTCGCGCGCATGCACGCGGGCACCATTGAAGGCCGCGTGGTGCTGGACTTCGCCGCCTGA
- a CDS encoding TonB-dependent receptor, whose protein sequence is MHSRNHAKKTPVTLLAMAVGLALSAGAAAQQQGEAPTATNLDTVNVTGYRASVEKALDIKRSESGVVDAIVAEDVGKFPDLNLAESLQRIPGVVITREAGEGRNISVRGLGPDFTRVRLNGMEALTTVGAGDQSGGTNRGRGFDFNVFASDLFSQMIVRKTASADVEEGSLGATVDLRTARPFDYDGFTFAASGQAGFNAMAEKADPRMAALIANTFADGTFGALLSVAYSERQALEEGSNTGRWANGTSNGGFAASPLFPAARSADVYHPRFPRYVQMEHEQKRLGVTGSLQWKPTDRTEISLDTLYSKIDATRDEHYIEAISFSRNRDAATGANRRPDRDGKPVMVVRNGEIRNNALVYGEFDNVDIRSENRHDEWSTEFKQASLNFDHRFNDAFSLNGKLGVSRSKHENPVQTTIIMDKYDVDGYSYDYRGNSRAPVLNYGIDPTNPNGWELAEIRLRPQYVDNDFDTAEVNFNWNISPGFRLKGGVLAKNYTFDTLELRRNSEGAVPTFANGSRIVPVDLTSQAGLKGISGSPSSWVVPNLDAVADALDIYSNTGTFALAPRANNSRSVEEKDRGVWLMGEFSTDLGSIPLSGNFGVRYVQTEQTSSGAATVGGVLVPATTNRKYNDTLPSFNLVAEITPDFLIRLGAAKVMSRPGLGNLTPGVTVAVAGGARTVAGGNPNLDPFRATNVDMSFEWYFNEGAMAGIGLFYKDIESFVQTTREVRPYSTSGLPASLLEGTGASVNDDFTFSIPLNTPGGELYGVEANYTQPFTFLPGKWSNLGVQLNYTWVDTSIQYVNGNGVAVMKNQLTGTSKNAWNATLFYEGEVWSGRVSATNRSDYLTQAPGQETGFNLDGYHGMTGTTVLDASIRYRISDQLELSLEGINLTNEASDEWVYSPTTGQLPLQYTETGRQYLLGVRYKF, encoded by the coding sequence ATGCATTCTCGGAACCACGCAAAAAAGACACCGGTTACCTTGCTGGCCATGGCCGTCGGCCTGGCACTGTCGGCAGGCGCCGCGGCACAGCAGCAGGGTGAAGCGCCCACCGCCACCAACCTGGACACGGTGAACGTCACCGGCTACCGCGCCAGCGTGGAAAAGGCGCTGGACATCAAGCGCAGCGAATCCGGCGTGGTCGACGCCATCGTGGCCGAGGATGTGGGCAAGTTCCCCGACCTGAACCTGGCCGAATCGCTGCAGCGCATTCCCGGCGTGGTCATCACCCGCGAAGCCGGCGAAGGCCGCAACATCTCGGTGCGCGGCCTGGGCCCGGATTTCACCCGCGTGCGCTTGAACGGCATGGAAGCGCTGACCACGGTGGGCGCCGGCGACCAGAGCGGTGGCACCAACCGCGGCCGTGGCTTCGACTTCAACGTGTTCGCCTCGGATCTGTTCTCGCAGATGATCGTGCGCAAGACCGCCTCGGCCGATGTCGAGGAAGGCTCGCTGGGCGCCACGGTGGACCTGCGCACCGCGCGCCCGTTCGACTACGACGGCTTCACCTTCGCCGCCAGCGGCCAGGCCGGCTTCAACGCCATGGCTGAAAAGGCCGACCCGCGCATGGCCGCGCTGATCGCCAACACCTTCGCCGACGGCACCTTCGGCGCGCTGCTGTCGGTGGCCTATTCCGAACGCCAGGCGCTGGAAGAAGGCTCCAACACCGGGCGCTGGGCCAACGGCACCAGCAACGGCGGGTTCGCCGCCAGCCCGCTGTTCCCGGCCGCACGCAGTGCCGATGTGTACCATCCGCGCTTCCCGCGCTACGTGCAGATGGAACACGAACAGAAGCGCCTGGGCGTGACCGGTTCGCTGCAGTGGAAGCCGACCGATCGCACCGAAATCTCGCTGGATACGCTGTATTCGAAGATCGACGCCACGCGCGACGAACACTACATCGAAGCGATCTCGTTCAGCCGCAACCGCGATGCCGCCACCGGTGCCAACCGCCGCCCCGACCGCGACGGCAAGCCGGTGATGGTGGTGCGCAACGGCGAGATCCGCAACAACGCCCTGGTCTACGGCGAATTCGACAACGTCGACATCCGCAGCGAGAACCGCCACGACGAATGGAGCACCGAGTTCAAGCAGGCCAGCCTGAACTTCGATCATCGCTTCAACGATGCGTTCTCGTTGAACGGCAAGCTGGGCGTATCGCGTTCCAAGCACGAGAACCCGGTGCAGACCACCATCATCATGGACAAGTACGATGTGGATGGTTACAGCTACGACTACCGTGGCAACAGCCGTGCGCCAGTACTGAACTACGGCATCGACCCGACCAACCCCAATGGCTGGGAGCTGGCCGAGATCCGCCTGCGCCCGCAGTACGTGGACAACGACTTCGACACCGCCGAAGTCAACTTCAACTGGAACATCAGCCCCGGCTTCCGCCTGAAGGGCGGCGTGCTGGCCAAGAACTACACCTTCGACACGCTGGAGCTGCGCCGCAACAGCGAAGGCGCGGTACCGACCTTCGCCAACGGTTCGCGCATCGTGCCGGTGGACCTGACCAGCCAGGCCGGCCTGAAGGGCATCTCCGGTTCGCCGTCGAGCTGGGTGGTGCCGAACCTGGATGCCGTGGCCGACGCGCTGGACATCTACAGCAACACCGGCACGTTCGCGCTGGCACCGCGTGCCAACAACAGCCGCAGCGTGGAAGAGAAGGACCGTGGCGTCTGGCTGATGGGTGAGTTCTCCACCGATCTGGGCAGCATTCCGCTGTCGGGCAACTTCGGCGTGCGCTACGTGCAGACCGAACAGACCTCCAGTGGCGCGGCCACCGTGGGCGGCGTGCTGGTGCCGGCCACCACCAACCGCAAGTACAACGACACCCTGCCCTCGTTCAACCTGGTGGCCGAGATCACCCCGGACTTCCTGATCCGCCTGGGCGCGGCCAAGGTGATGAGCCGACCGGGCCTGGGCAACCTGACCCCCGGCGTGACCGTGGCCGTGGCCGGCGGCGCGCGCACCGTGGCCGGCGGCAACCCGAACCTGGATCCGTTCCGCGCCACCAACGTGGACATGAGCTTCGAGTGGTACTTCAACGAAGGCGCGATGGCCGGCATCGGCCTGTTCTACAAGGACATCGAATCGTTCGTGCAGACCACCCGCGAAGTGCGCCCGTATTCCACCAGCGGCTTGCCGGCCAGCCTGCTGGAAGGCACCGGTGCATCGGTCAACGATGACTTCACCTTCAGCATTCCGCTGAACACCCCCGGTGGCGAGCTGTACGGCGTGGAAGCCAACTACACCCAGCCCTTCACCTTCCTGCCCGGCAAGTGGTCGAACCTGGGCGTGCAGCTGAACTACACCTGGGTCGACACCAGCATCCAGTACGTGAACGGCAACGGCGTGGCGGTGATGAAGAACCAGCTGACCGGTACCTCGAAGAACGCCTGGAACGCCACGCTGTTCTACGAAGGCGAAGTCTGGTCCGGGCGCGTGTCGGCCACCAACCGCAGCGACTACCTGACCCAGGCACCGGGCCAGGAAACCGGCTTCAACCTGGATGGCTACCACGGCATGACCGGCACCACCGTGCTGGATGCTTCGATCCGCTACCGCATCAGCGACCAGCTGGAACTGAGCCTGGAAGGCATCAACCTGACCAACGAAGCATCCGACGAGTGGGTGTACTCGCCCACCACCGGTCAGCTGCCGCTGCAGTACACCGAAACCGGCCGCCAGTACCTGCTGGGCGTGCGCTACAAGTTCTGA